In one window of Streptomyces sp. FXJ1.172 DNA:
- the zwf gene encoding glucose-6-phosphate dehydrogenase — translation MTENAPAAAAPAKAKAPAKVPAEATVPVGPAADWENPLRDARDRRLPRIAGPSGLVIFGVTGDLSRKKLMPAVYDLANRGLLPPGFSLVGFARREWEDQDFAQVVHDSVREHARTPFREEVWQQLAEGMRFIPGDFDDDTAFKQLKDAVEELDASRGTGGNFAFYLSVPPKFFPKVVQQLKKHGLASPSKGSWRRAVIEKPFGHDLASARELNAIVHDVFGPDQVFRIDHYLGKETVQNILALRFANQMYEPIWNRSYVDHVQITMAEDIGIGGRAGYYDGIGAARDVIQNHLLQLMALTAMEEPIAFDADALLTEKLKVLKSVRLPEDLGRHTVRGQYAEDWQGGEKVIGYLQEEGIDPKSKTDTYAAIKLGIDNRRWAGVPFYLRTGKRLGRRVTEIAVVFKRAPHSPFDSTATEELGQNAIVIRVQPDEGMTVRFGSKVPGTSMEIRDVSMDFAYGESFTESSPEAYERLILDVLLGDANLFPRHQEVEESWKILDPIEEYWTAHGRPAQYASGSWGPTEADEMLARDGRSWRRP, via the coding sequence ATGACCGAGAACGCACCCGCCGCTGCGGCACCCGCGAAGGCGAAGGCGCCGGCGAAGGTGCCGGCGGAGGCGACCGTGCCGGTGGGCCCGGCCGCCGACTGGGAGAACCCGCTGCGCGATGCCCGCGACCGCCGGCTGCCGCGCATCGCCGGCCCCTCCGGCCTGGTCATCTTCGGTGTGACCGGTGACCTGTCCCGCAAGAAGCTGATGCCGGCCGTGTACGACCTGGCCAACCGCGGTCTGCTGCCGCCGGGCTTCTCGCTGGTCGGCTTCGCCCGCCGCGAGTGGGAGGACCAGGACTTCGCGCAGGTCGTGCACGACTCGGTGCGCGAGCACGCCCGCACCCCGTTCCGTGAGGAGGTGTGGCAGCAGCTCGCCGAGGGCATGCGGTTCATCCCGGGCGACTTCGACGACGACACCGCCTTCAAGCAGCTCAAGGACGCCGTGGAGGAGCTGGACGCCTCCCGCGGCACCGGCGGGAACTTCGCGTTCTACCTCTCGGTGCCGCCGAAGTTCTTCCCGAAGGTCGTGCAGCAGCTGAAGAAGCACGGCCTGGCCTCCCCGTCCAAGGGTTCCTGGCGGCGCGCGGTCATCGAGAAGCCGTTCGGCCACGACCTGGCCAGCGCCCGCGAGCTGAACGCGATCGTGCACGACGTGTTCGGGCCGGACCAGGTGTTCCGCATCGACCACTACCTCGGCAAGGAGACGGTCCAGAACATCCTGGCGCTGCGCTTCGCCAACCAGATGTACGAGCCGATCTGGAACCGCAGTTACGTCGACCACGTGCAGATCACCATGGCCGAGGACATCGGCATCGGCGGCCGGGCCGGCTACTACGACGGCATCGGCGCCGCCCGTGACGTCATCCAGAACCACCTGCTCCAGCTCATGGCCCTCACGGCCATGGAGGAGCCGATCGCCTTCGACGCGGACGCGCTGCTCACCGAGAAGCTGAAGGTGCTCAAGTCGGTGCGGCTGCCGGAGGACCTGGGCAGGCACACCGTGCGCGGCCAGTACGCCGAGGACTGGCAGGGCGGCGAGAAGGTGATCGGTTACCTCCAGGAGGAGGGCATCGACCCCAAGTCGAAGACCGACACCTACGCGGCCATCAAGCTCGGCATCGACAACCGCCGCTGGGCGGGCGTCCCCTTCTACCTGCGCACCGGCAAGCGCCTGGGCCGCCGGGTCACCGAGATCGCGGTGGTCTTCAAGCGGGCCCCGCACTCCCCCTTCGACTCCACCGCGACGGAGGAGCTGGGCCAGAACGCGATCGTCATCCGCGTCCAGCCCGACGAGGGCATGACCGTCCGCTTCGGCTCGAAGGTGCCGGGCACCTCGATGGAGATCCGTGACGTGTCGATGGACTTCGCCTACGGCGAGTCGTTCACCGAGTCGAGCCCGGAGGCGTACGAGCGGCTCATCCTGGACGTGCTGCTCGGCGACGCGAATTTGTTCCCCCGTCACCAGGAAGTGGAAGAGTCCTGGAAGATCCTCGACCCGATCGAGGAGTACTGGACGGCACACGGCAGGCCGGCGCAGTACGCGTCGGGCAGCTGGGGACCGACCGAAGCCGACGAGATGCTCGCACGAGACGGACGGAGCTGGCGCAGGCCATGA
- the opcA gene encoding glucose-6-phosphate dehydrogenase assembly protein OpcA — protein MKIDLTDTTASKINKALVQGRRAIGTPAVGMVLTMVIVTDEENAYDSIKAAEEASHEHPSRTLVVIKRHARTLRDRTHSRLDAEVRVGSEAGTGETVVLRTYGEVSDHADSVVLPLLLPDAPVVVWWPVEAPDTPSKDPLGALAQRRITDLYAVERPMEVLQTRARNYAPGDTDLAWTRLTLWRSMLAAALDQARTQVTSAAVEAEADNPSAELLSRWLEARLNVPVDRVVTAGPVVTAVRLGTANGEIVIDRPEGPLATLTLPGQPPRTLALKVRPTSELIAEELRRLDADEMYAIALKGEATKENA, from the coding sequence ATGAAGATCGACCTGACCGACACCACGGCAAGCAAGATCAACAAGGCGTTGGTGCAGGGCCGCCGCGCCATCGGCACCCCGGCCGTGGGCATGGTCCTGACGATGGTCATCGTCACGGACGAGGAGAACGCCTACGACTCGATCAAGGCCGCCGAGGAGGCCTCGCACGAGCACCCCTCGCGGACCCTGGTCGTCATCAAGCGGCACGCCCGTACCCTGCGCGACCGCACCCACTCCCGGCTGGACGCCGAGGTCCGGGTCGGCTCCGAGGCCGGCACGGGCGAGACGGTCGTGCTGCGCACCTACGGCGAGGTGTCCGACCACGCCGACTCGGTCGTCCTGCCGCTGCTGCTGCCGGACGCGCCGGTCGTCGTGTGGTGGCCGGTGGAAGCGCCCGACACCCCGTCCAAGGACCCGCTCGGCGCGCTCGCCCAGCGCCGGATCACCGACCTGTACGCCGTCGAGCGGCCGATGGAAGTCCTGCAGACCCGGGCCCGCAACTACGCCCCCGGCGACACCGACCTCGCCTGGACCCGGCTCACGCTGTGGCGCTCGATGCTGGCCGCCGCCCTGGACCAGGCCCGCACCCAGGTGACGTCGGCGGCCGTCGAGGCCGAGGCCGACAACCCCAGCGCGGAGCTGCTCTCGCGCTGGCTGGAGGCCCGGCTGAACGTGCCCGTGGACCGCGTGGTCACCGCCGGCCCGGTCGTCACCGCCGTACGCCTCGGCACCGCGAACGGCGAGATCGTCATCGACCGGCCCGAGGGGCCGCTCGCGACGCTGACCCTGCCGGGCCAGCCGCCGCGCACCCTCGCCCTGAAGGTCCGCCCCACCTCCGAACTCATCGCCGAGGAGCTGCGCCGCCTCGACGCCGACGAGATGTACGCCATCGCCCTGAAGGGCGAGGCCACCAAGGAGAACGCCTGA
- the pgi gene encoding glucose-6-phosphate isomerase has protein sequence MAASDHPQLTNRPEWAALADHRAAGRPHLRDLFTRDPGRAERYVVRVGDLYIDYSKHLITDETLALLTELATATGVFGLRDAMFRGEKINVTEDRAVLHTALRAPREAVIEVDGENVVPKVHAVLDKMARFADRVRSGEWTGHTGKRIRNVVNIGIGGSDLGPAMAYEALRPYTARELTVRFVSNVDGADLHEATRDLDPAETLFIVASKTFTTIETITNATSARSWLLKAFDGDDKAVARHFVALSTNAGKVTEFGIDPDNMFEFWDWVGGRYSYDSAIGLSLMIAIGPERFREMLDGFHLVDEHFRTAPAEANAPLLLGLLGVWYGDFFDAQSHAVLPYSHYLSKFTAYLQQLDMESNGKSVQRDGTPVQWQTGPVVWGTPGTNGQHAYYQLIHQGTKLIPADFIGFARPAGELSGELKAQHDLLMANFFAQTQALAFGKSAEEVRAEGVPEAQVAHRTFHGDHPTTTILAAEPTPSVLGQLIALYEHKVFVQGAIWNIDSFDQWGVELGKVLAKRVEPALTEGADVPGLDPSSKALVAAYRTLKNASEVN, from the coding sequence ATGGCAGCGTCCGATCATCCCCAGCTCACCAACCGGCCCGAGTGGGCGGCCCTCGCCGACCACCGCGCCGCGGGCCGACCGCACCTGCGCGACCTGTTCACGCGGGACCCCGGCCGCGCCGAGCGGTACGTCGTACGGGTCGGCGACCTGTACATCGACTACAGCAAGCACCTGATCACCGACGAGACCCTGGCTCTGCTGACCGAACTCGCCACCGCCACCGGCGTGTTCGGCCTGCGGGACGCCATGTTCCGCGGCGAGAAGATCAACGTCACCGAGGACCGGGCCGTGCTGCACACCGCGCTGCGCGCCCCGCGCGAGGCGGTGATCGAGGTCGACGGCGAGAACGTCGTGCCGAAGGTGCACGCCGTCCTCGACAAGATGGCGCGCTTCGCCGACCGGGTCCGCTCGGGCGAGTGGACCGGCCACACCGGCAAGCGGATCAGGAACGTCGTCAACATCGGCATCGGCGGCTCCGACCTCGGCCCCGCGATGGCGTACGAGGCGCTGCGCCCGTACACCGCCCGGGAGCTGACGGTCCGGTTCGTGTCCAACGTGGACGGTGCCGACCTGCACGAGGCCACCCGCGACCTGGACCCGGCGGAGACCCTGTTCATCGTCGCGTCCAAGACGTTCACGACGATCGAGACGATCACCAACGCGACCTCGGCGCGCTCCTGGCTGCTCAAGGCCTTCGACGGCGACGACAAGGCCGTCGCCCGGCACTTCGTGGCGCTGTCCACGAACGCCGGGAAGGTCACCGAATTCGGTATCGACCCGGACAACATGTTCGAGTTCTGGGACTGGGTCGGCGGCCGCTACTCGTACGACTCCGCGATCGGCCTCTCGCTGATGATCGCCATCGGCCCGGAGCGGTTCCGCGAGATGCTCGACGGCTTCCACCTGGTCGACGAGCACTTCCGCACCGCGCCCGCCGAGGCCAACGCGCCTTTGCTGCTCGGCCTGCTGGGCGTGTGGTATGGCGACTTCTTCGACGCGCAGTCGCACGCGGTGCTGCCCTACAGCCACTACCTGTCGAAGTTCACCGCCTACCTGCAGCAGCTGGACATGGAGTCCAACGGCAAGTCGGTGCAGCGCGACGGCACCCCGGTGCAGTGGCAGACCGGCCCGGTCGTGTGGGGCACGCCGGGCACCAACGGGCAGCACGCCTACTACCAGTTGATCCACCAGGGCACCAAGCTGATCCCCGCGGACTTCATCGGCTTCGCCCGCCCGGCCGGCGAGCTGAGCGGTGAACTCAAGGCGCAGCACGACCTGTTGATGGCCAACTTCTTCGCCCAGACCCAGGCCCTCGCCTTCGGCAAGAGCGCCGAGGAGGTCCGCGCGGAGGGCGTGCCCGAGGCACAGGTGGCGCACCGCACCTTCCACGGCGACCACCCCACCACCACGATCCTGGCCGCCGAGCCGACCCCGTCGGTGCTCGGCCAGCTGATCGCCCTGTACGAGCACAAGGTGTTCGTGCAGGGCGCGATCTGGAACATCGACTCCTTCGACCAGTGGGGCGTCGAACTCGGCAAGGTCCTCGCCAAGCGGGTCGAACCCGCCCTGACCGAGGGCGCGGACGTACCCGGTCTCGACCCCTCGTCCAAGGCCCTCGTCGCCGCCTACCGCACTCTCAAGAACGCATCGGAAGTGAACTGA
- the gnd gene encoding phosphogluconate dehydrogenase (NAD(+)-dependent, decarboxylating): MQLGLIGLGKMGGNMRERIRRAGHTVIGYDRNPDVSDVKSLAELVEKLDAPRHIWVMVPAGTATQTVVDELGDLLEPGDTVIDGGNSRWTDDEKHAAALAIKGIGFVDAGVSGGVWGLQNGYALMVGGDKEQVEALKPIFEALKPEGPYGYVHAGRVGAGHFSKMVHNGIEYAMMQAYAEGWELLEKVHSVENVREVFRSWQEGTVIRSWLLDLAVNALDEDEHLEQLRGYAEDSGEGRWTVEAAIDNAVPLPAITASLFARFASRQDDSPQMKMIAALRNQFGGHAVEKKD, translated from the coding sequence ATGCAGCTCGGTCTCATCGGTCTCGGCAAGATGGGCGGCAACATGCGCGAGCGGATCCGCCGCGCCGGCCACACCGTCATCGGCTACGACCGCAACCCCGACGTCTCCGACGTCAAGTCCCTCGCCGAACTGGTCGAGAAGCTCGACGCGCCCCGCCACATCTGGGTGATGGTCCCGGCCGGCACCGCCACCCAGACCGTCGTCGACGAACTCGGCGACCTGCTCGAGCCCGGCGACACGGTGATCGACGGCGGCAACTCCCGCTGGACCGACGACGAGAAGCACGCCGCCGCGCTCGCCATCAAGGGCATCGGCTTCGTGGACGCCGGCGTCTCCGGCGGTGTGTGGGGTCTGCAGAACGGCTACGCGCTCATGGTCGGCGGCGACAAGGAGCAGGTGGAGGCCCTGAAGCCGATCTTCGAGGCGCTCAAGCCGGAGGGCCCCTACGGCTATGTCCACGCGGGCCGGGTCGGCGCCGGGCACTTCTCGAAGATGGTCCACAACGGCATCGAGTACGCCATGATGCAGGCCTACGCCGAGGGCTGGGAGCTGCTGGAGAAGGTGCACTCCGTGGAGAACGTCCGCGAGGTGTTCCGTTCCTGGCAGGAAGGGACGGTCATCCGCTCCTGGCTCCTCGACCTCGCGGTCAACGCGCTGGACGAGGACGAGCACCTTGAGCAGCTGCGCGGCTACGCGGAGGACTCCGGCGAGGGCCGCTGGACGGTCGAGGCGGCCATCGACAACGCCGTACCGCTGCCGGCGATCACGGCGTCGCTGTTCGCCCGGTTCGCCTCGCGGCAGGACGACTCCCCGCAGATGAAGATGATCGCCGCGCTGCGCAACCAGTTCGGCGGCCACGCCGTCGAGAAGAAGGACTGA
- a CDS encoding histidine phosphatase family protein, whose amino-acid sequence MADLLLVRHGETQWSRSGQHTSWTDLPLTEHGEEQAKSLAPLLTARTYALALASPLGRAIRTAELAGLTGVVADPDLHEWDYGGYEGVTTADIHRSRPGWDLWTDGVPPGPEGHPGESPERIGARADRVLTRVEAALAEDAGDVVLVAHAHFLRVLTARRLGLAPAEGRLFQLATGTVSRLSTEHGRPVIAEWNKRP is encoded by the coding sequence GTGGCAGACCTTCTGCTGGTCCGCCACGGTGAGACGCAGTGGAGCCGGTCGGGCCAGCACACGAGCTGGACCGACCTGCCCCTGACCGAGCACGGCGAGGAACAGGCCAAGTCCCTCGCCCCGCTCCTCACCGCACGGACCTACGCCCTGGCGCTGGCCAGCCCGCTGGGCCGCGCGATACGCACCGCCGAACTGGCGGGCCTGACCGGGGTCGTGGCGGACCCCGATCTGCACGAGTGGGACTACGGCGGCTACGAGGGCGTCACCACTGCCGACATCCACCGCTCGCGCCCCGGCTGGGACCTGTGGACCGACGGGGTGCCGCCCGGCCCCGAAGGTCATCCGGGCGAGTCGCCCGAGCGGATCGGCGCCCGCGCGGACCGGGTGCTGACCCGTGTCGAGGCGGCGCTCGCCGAGGACGCGGGCGATGTGGTCCTCGTCGCCCACGCCCACTTCCTGCGCGTGCTCACCGCCCGCCGACTGGGCCTCGCGCCCGCCGAGGGCCGGCTGTTCCAGCTGGCCACCGGCACGGTCAGCCGGCTGTCCACCGAGCACGGGCGGCCCGTGATCGCCGAGTGGAACAAGAGGCCCTGA
- a CDS encoding ArnT family glycosyltransferase, translated as MLSTPTESVVRDGGPPTEPAPRPRTSRYERPVLVAIAALAALLSLWGLNHSSYHGFYAAAVRSMTDNPVAFLYGSFDPGNTLTIDKLPGFLWPQALSALVFGFHPWALVLPQALEGVASVVLLHVVVRRWAGVPAGLLAAAFLALTPVTVGLGRSVTEDAPFVLLLLLAAEATSRATERGRTGPLLLAGFWVGVAFQCKMLEAWAVLPALAATYLVAAPRSLRRRLRDLALAAAVMFAVSVSWMVVAALTPGSARPYLDGTTDNSPFSLVVGYNFLTRFNAVGVDAAGTGSVAPNQSLRAAGSGPGMGDSVWKMFSPGLATQTGWLYPLAALGLAGGAVALWRRRAARTDRVLAGQVLWGVWLATFFLVFSFGSVTGHTYYMGVVAVPLAAFAGAGVVKARRAGLRGGGRAWVLPVALAANAAWCVTLTLWYPRFLPWSAPTAVALGVVALVLTAIRSRPRVAGAGLALGLAAVLLVPAAWSASALSLRYNQPGSLARVGPSSSRPGNPLARLAPAQRSMLGYLTAHRGGAEYLAAIPGWWSAAPYVISANARVMPMGGFTGRVPYPSSARFHRLIDSGRLRYVVLSRAEVLAGHRHRDRTPVGGLVRWTSGHCTLVPAAAYGSRDLAHRLYDCGPAHQR; from the coding sequence ATGCTGAGCACCCCCACCGAGTCGGTCGTCCGGGACGGCGGGCCGCCGACCGAGCCCGCGCCCCGCCCGCGTACCAGCAGGTACGAGCGTCCGGTGCTGGTGGCCATAGCCGCACTCGCCGCGCTGCTGTCCCTGTGGGGCCTGAACCACAGCTCCTACCACGGCTTCTACGCCGCCGCGGTGCGCAGCATGACGGACAACCCGGTCGCGTTCCTCTACGGCTCCTTCGACCCGGGCAACACCCTCACGATCGACAAGCTGCCCGGCTTCCTGTGGCCGCAGGCCCTGTCGGCGCTGGTGTTCGGCTTCCACCCGTGGGCGCTGGTGCTGCCGCAGGCCCTCGAGGGCGTGGCCTCGGTGGTCCTGCTCCATGTGGTGGTACGGCGCTGGGCGGGCGTGCCGGCCGGGCTGCTGGCGGCCGCCTTCCTCGCCCTCACCCCCGTGACCGTGGGGCTCGGGCGCTCCGTCACCGAGGACGCACCGTTCGTGCTGCTGCTCCTGCTGGCCGCCGAGGCCACCTCGCGGGCGACCGAGCGGGGCAGGACGGGCCCGCTGCTGCTCGCCGGGTTCTGGGTGGGCGTGGCCTTCCAGTGCAAGATGCTGGAGGCCTGGGCGGTGCTGCCCGCGCTCGCCGCCACCTACCTGGTCGCCGCGCCCCGCAGCCTGCGCCGCCGCCTGCGTGACCTGGCCCTCGCCGCCGCCGTGATGTTCGCGGTGTCGGTGTCGTGGATGGTGGTGGCCGCCCTCACCCCGGGCTCCGCCCGGCCGTACCTCGACGGCACCACCGACAACTCGCCGTTCAGCCTGGTCGTCGGCTACAACTTCCTCACCCGGTTCAACGCGGTCGGCGTCGACGCGGCCGGCACGGGCAGTGTCGCGCCCAACCAGAGCCTCAGGGCGGCCGGTTCGGGCCCCGGCATGGGCGACAGCGTGTGGAAGATGTTCAGCCCCGGACTCGCCACGCAGACCGGGTGGCTCTATCCGCTGGCCGCACTCGGGCTCGCCGGCGGCGCGGTGGCCCTGTGGCGGCGGCGCGCGGCCCGCACGGACCGCGTGCTCGCGGGCCAGGTGCTGTGGGGTGTGTGGCTGGCGACGTTCTTCCTCGTCTTCAGCTTCGGCAGCGTCACGGGCCACACCTACTACATGGGCGTGGTCGCGGTGCCGCTCGCCGCGTTCGCCGGCGCCGGCGTCGTCAAGGCGCGGCGGGCGGGCCTCAGGGGCGGTGGGCGGGCCTGGGTGCTGCCGGTGGCGCTCGCCGCGAACGCCGCCTGGTGCGTGACGCTGACGCTGTGGTACCCGCGCTTCCTGCCCTGGTCGGCCCCCACCGCCGTCGCCCTCGGGGTGGTTGCGCTGGTCCTGACCGCGATCCGCAGCCGCCCGCGCGTGGCCGGCGCCGGTCTGGCACTGGGCCTGGCCGCGGTCCTGCTGGTGCCGGCCGCGTGGTCGGCGTCGGCGCTGTCGCTGCGCTACAACCAGCCCGGCTCGCTGGCCCGCGTCGGCCCCAGCAGCAGCCGGCCCGGCAACCCGCTCGCACGGCTCGCCCCCGCCCAGCGGAGCATGCTCGGCTATCTCACCGCGCACCGCGGCGGCGCCGAGTACCTGGCCGCGATCCCCGGCTGGTGGTCCGCCGCGCCCTACGTCATCTCGGCCAACGCACGCGTCATGCCCATGGGCGGCTTCACCGGACGGGTCCCCTACCCCTCGTCCGCCCGCTTCCACCGGCTGATCGACTCCGGCCGGCTGCGCTACGTCGTCCTGTCGCGGGCCGAGGTCCTGGCCGGTCACCGGCACCGGGACCGCACGCCGGTCGGCGGGCTCGTGCGCTGGACGAGCGGCCACTGCACGCTCGTCCCGGCGGCCGCGTACGGCTCCCGCGACCTGGCGCACCGGCTGTACGACTGCGGCCCGGCCCACCAGAGGTGA